One part of the Syntrophomonadaceae bacterium genome encodes these proteins:
- a CDS encoding flagellar FlbD family protein codes for MIQLTGMDNKVFIINAEMIERLESMPETLITLINGKRVLVQEGIDVVRCRIIDYRRAVNGVRRRYCAPAR; via the coding sequence ATGATCCAACTGACTGGTATGGATAATAAGGTGTTTATCATAAACGCGGAAATGATTGAACGGCTTGAAAGCATGCCGGAAACCCTGATTACTCTGATAAACGGCAAAAGGGTTCTGGTGCAGGAGGGCATAGACGTTGTACGGTGTCGAATCATCGACTACCGGCGAGCTGTGAACGGAGTCAGGCGCAGGTATTGTGCCCCAGCGAGGTGA
- a CDS encoding motility protein A, with the protein MNRLDLLTGVGLVLGSSLIIWAIVIGGTLQMYWNFPAILITVGGSFAALMVSYDLKQVKGVFNTVRHVLTSDTPDPQQVIQTMTELAKKARREGLLALEDDVNRYPDPFFQRGVRMMVDALDPELIREVLETEIEYTQRRHELGQGIFRTWAALSPAFGMIGTLIGLIAMLAKLDDPSALGPGMAVALITTFYGTIMANLVFTPIANKLNLRSKEELLLKEMILEAIISIQSGMNPRILEEKLTAFLSPKANKENAGSREERSSIA; encoded by the coding sequence ATGAACCGCTTAGATCTGCTGACCGGTGTTGGCCTGGTTTTGGGGAGTAGCCTGATTATCTGGGCAATTGTTATCGGCGGCACCCTGCAAATGTATTGGAATTTCCCCGCTATTTTGATTACCGTCGGAGGCTCTTTTGCTGCTCTGATGGTCAGTTATGACTTGAAACAGGTCAAAGGCGTCTTTAATACAGTCCGGCATGTTCTTACTTCCGATACTCCAGATCCCCAGCAGGTGATCCAGACGATGACGGAACTGGCCAAGAAAGCCCGGCGGGAAGGTCTCTTGGCATTAGAAGACGACGTCAACCGCTATCCTGATCCTTTTTTTCAGAGGGGAGTCCGGATGATGGTGGATGCTCTCGACCCGGAGTTGATCCGGGAAGTCCTGGAGACAGAAATCGAGTACACCCAGCGCCGGCACGAGCTGGGGCAAGGAATCTTCCGCACCTGGGCAGCGTTGTCTCCAGCCTTTGGCATGATTGGGACTTTAATCGGTTTGATCGCCATGCTGGCCAAACTTGACGACCCATCCGCCCTGGGTCCTGGGATGGCGGTAGCCTTGATCACCACTTTTTATGGTACTATCATGGCCAATCTGGTTTTTACCCCGATTGCCAACAAGCTAAACCTCCGCAGCAAGGAAGAGCTGCTGTTGAAAGAAATGATCCTGGAGGCCATCATCTCCATTCAGTCCGGCATGAACCCCCGCATCCTGGAGGAAAAACTTACAGCTTTCTTATCGCCGAAGGCTAATAAAGAAAATGCCGGCTCCAGAGAGGAGAGGTCATCCATTGCGTAG
- a CDS encoding OmpA family protein, with amino-acid sequence MRRRRQQERGGGVDEWIVTYSDLVTLLLTFFILLYSFSVIDIVKFRAFITSFQGSGVLDWSSSPLQERSPQDTQQPTEVTATPSEQEIPELEQVNQVNPLVEVYLAVQDFLQESGLDNLVEVRYEDRGIALDIKDRVLFDSGKADLRPEARQLLNKLSELLKRLPYQISVEGHTDNRPINTQEFPSNWELSAARAVRVVRYLVEHQGLDPRHFAAVGYGEHKPVVPNDSLENMALNRRVVIMIIARNPFADELNL; translated from the coding sequence TTGCGTAGGCGGCGCCAACAAGAAAGAGGAGGTGGGGTAGACGAGTGGATCGTCACCTATTCTGATTTAGTCACCCTTTTGTTAACTTTTTTTATCCTCCTGTATTCCTTTTCTGTTATTGATATAGTCAAATTCAGGGCCTTTATCACCTCTTTTCAGGGTAGCGGGGTCCTAGACTGGAGCAGCTCTCCGCTGCAAGAAAGAAGTCCGCAGGACACCCAGCAACCTACCGAGGTGACAGCTACCCCCAGCGAACAGGAGATCCCTGAACTGGAACAAGTCAACCAGGTCAACCCTTTGGTGGAGGTCTACCTTGCTGTCCAGGACTTTTTGCAGGAGAGCGGTTTGGATAACCTGGTGGAGGTCAGGTACGAGGATCGGGGCATTGCGCTGGATATTAAAGATAGGGTTTTGTTTGATTCCGGCAAGGCTGATTTAAGGCCGGAAGCCAGGCAATTGCTTAACAAACTGTCGGAACTCTTGAAGAGACTTCCCTATCAAATATCGGTGGAAGGCCATACCGATAACCGGCCGATAAACACCCAGGAGTTTCCAAGTAACTGGGAATTATCGGCAGCAAGAGCTGTCAGAGTGGTGCGGTACCTGGTTGAGCACCAGGGTTTAGATCCGCGGCATTTTGCTGCCGTTGGTTATGGGGAACACAAGCCGGTGGTGCCTAATGACAGCCTGGAGAATATGGCCTTAAACCGGCGGGTGGTAATCATGATTATTGCCCGGAATCCTTTTGCTGACGAACTTAATTTATAG
- a CDS encoding flagellar basal body-associated FliL family protein, giving the protein MSPGSSSGKRKKILALALVFILLLAGGGGAYYWFFLRQAGEEGKTPAAEERLRVITLNSFTVNLADAGSRRFLRTTISLEYSGSGNDVERALLEKEHRVRDAIIGVLRSKTVAEINNQEKTVQLRQELVEAVNRVLENNQIRDVYFRDFIIQ; this is encoded by the coding sequence TTGTCCCCAGGTTCTTCATCCGGGAAGCGCAAAAAAATTTTGGCTCTGGCCCTCGTGTTTATTCTGCTCCTGGCAGGGGGCGGCGGGGCATATTACTGGTTCTTCCTCCGCCAGGCCGGCGAGGAAGGAAAGACACCCGCAGCAGAGGAACGGTTAAGAGTTATTACTTTGAACAGCTTCACTGTAAATCTGGCCGATGCCGGCTCCCGCCGGTTTCTGCGCACTACGATCTCTTTGGAGTATTCCGGCAGTGGGAATGACGTGGAGAGAGCGCTGTTGGAAAAGGAGCACCGGGTTAGGGACGCGATTATCGGGGTCCTGCGCAGTAAAACTGTGGCTGAGATAAATAATCAGGAGAAAACTGTCCAGCTTCGTCAGGAGTTGGTTGAAGCGGTTAACCGGGTATTAGAGAATAATCAGATCAGAGACGTTTATTTCCGGGACTTTATCATTCAATAA
- a CDS encoding FliM/FliN family flagellar motor switch protein, whose translation MKPVLTEAEIHRIINKLHLSSGPRIAPVQFLPLEPGPLRGNKVPLSHVADIGVTVAVQLGRTSLTIKEILALEAGATITLESLVGEPADILVNEQLLGKGEVLVINDSFGVRVTALAEVKE comes from the coding sequence ATGAAGCCTGTGCTGACCGAGGCGGAAATTCACCGGATAATCAATAAACTCCACCTGAGCAGCGGTCCAAGGATTGCCCCGGTTCAATTTTTGCCATTGGAGCCGGGACCTTTACGCGGGAATAAGGTTCCCCTGAGCCATGTAGCTGACATCGGAGTTACTGTTGCTGTCCAATTAGGCAGAACCAGCCTTACCATCAAGGAAATCCTGGCTTTGGAGGCTGGTGCTACAATTACGCTTGAATCCCTTGTCGGTGAACCGGCCGACATCCTGGTCAACGAGCAGCTCTTGGGCAAGGGTGAAGTGTTAGTAATTAATGACAGCTTCGGGGTCCGGGTTACTGCTTTAGCTGAAGTAAAGGAATAA
- the fliO gene encoding flagellar biosynthetic protein FliO, with amino-acid sequence MGDLFEAVLRLLIFLPLVAALAYFSLKYGLGKKWQFQGTGSIKVLDRVSLNAKSQLYLVEAGGKYFVLASGEQGAQLITELSGWRPPDPVPTTAGTGWRLWGGR; translated from the coding sequence ATGGGTGATCTGTTTGAAGCTGTCCTGCGGCTCTTGATTTTTCTTCCTCTGGTAGCCGCCCTGGCTTATTTCAGTTTAAAATACGGATTAGGGAAGAAATGGCAGTTTCAGGGGACCGGTTCGATCAAGGTGCTGGACCGGGTGTCCCTTAACGCCAAAAGCCAGCTGTACCTTGTGGAAGCGGGAGGAAAGTATTTTGTCCTCGCCTCTGGTGAACAAGGCGCTCAGTTAATAACCGAACTTTCCGGTTGGCGCCCTCCTGATCCGGTGCCCACAACCGCTGGTACCGGCTGGAGACTATGGGGTGGAAGATAG
- the fliP gene encoding flagellar type III secretion system pore protein FliP (The bacterial flagellar biogenesis protein FliP forms a type III secretion system (T3SS)-type pore required for flagellar assembly.): MTKLRHGLMLLLVINLFLTNLPAYAEPVFPGISLEIGGAEEPQEVVGSLQLLFLLTVLTLVPAILVLLTSFTRIIVVLSFVRSAMATPNTPPNQVLIGLALFLTFFTMAPVYQEVKVKALEPYLAQQVSFQEALALAEKPVKEFMFRQTREKDLALFVNLSQGPRPQSKEDVPITALIPAFVISELKTAFQMGFLIYVPFLVIDMVVASTLMSMGMFMVPPVVISLPFKLLLFVLVDGWYLVVKSLLESF; encoded by the coding sequence ATGACAAAGCTAAGGCATGGATTAATGCTTCTACTGGTGATAAACCTTTTCTTAACCAATTTACCTGCCTATGCAGAGCCGGTTTTCCCGGGTATAAGCCTGGAAATCGGCGGGGCTGAAGAACCCCAGGAAGTTGTAGGTTCCTTGCAGCTCCTGTTCTTATTAACTGTTTTGACCCTGGTGCCTGCTATCTTGGTCTTGCTTACCTCCTTTACCAGGATAATTGTTGTGCTGTCCTTTGTCCGCAGCGCTATGGCAACGCCAAATACGCCTCCTAATCAAGTCTTGATCGGATTGGCCCTCTTCTTAACCTTTTTTACTATGGCCCCGGTCTACCAGGAAGTCAAGGTTAAAGCCCTGGAGCCCTATCTGGCCCAGCAAGTGTCTTTTCAGGAAGCCTTGGCCTTAGCCGAAAAGCCGGTAAAGGAATTCATGTTCCGGCAGACAAGAGAAAAGGACCTGGCATTGTTCGTTAATTTATCACAAGGGCCCCGGCCCCAGTCCAAGGAGGATGTGCCTATTACGGCATTGATTCCGGCATTTGTAATCAGCGAGCTGAAGACGGCTTTTCAAATGGGTTTTTTGATCTATGTGCCGTTTTTAGTAATTGATATGGTTGTCGCCAGCACCTTAATGTCAATGGGCATGTTTATGGTTCCGCCAGTGGTGATCTCCCTTCCATTTAAACTGCTGTTATTTGTCCTGGTTGACGGCTGGTACCTGGTGGTCAAATCCCTGCTAGAAAGCTTTTAG
- the fliQ gene encoding flagellar biosynthesis protein FliQ, with protein MSQEYVIHLARESLSLTLLLAAPPLGFGLAVGLLISILQATTQIQEQTLTFVPKIVATLASLILFGSWMLSALVNFTTELYAGLSGIVR; from the coding sequence ATGTCTCAGGAGTATGTCATCCACTTAGCCAGAGAATCTTTAAGCTTAACCCTGCTCTTAGCTGCGCCCCCACTGGGTTTTGGCCTGGCAGTCGGGCTTTTAATCAGCATTCTGCAGGCGACTACCCAGATCCAGGAGCAGACCCTGACCTTTGTCCCTAAAATTGTGGCCACGCTTGCTTCTTTAATCTTATTTGGCTCCTGGATGCTATCTGCTTTGGTTAATTTTACAACAGAATTATATGCCGGCTTAAGCGGAATCGTGCGCTAG
- the fliR gene encoding flagellar type III secretion system protein FliR, translating into MLEMQNWQPMFLVLVRIASFMLVAPFFAIRQAPALAKIGLAALMTFLITPVLPSVPLGVLHDTLWEAVLVILGEVLVGLAMGFVVTLTFTAFRVAGELADLNMGFAMATLIDPQTGATTSLMGEFLFLLGILLLLATDAHHHLLAGLVKSFQVVPLGSAVFSGVTAGNVVEIFSAMFAMALRIVAPVIAVLLITDLALGMVARTVPQLNVFILGFPLKIALGILTFSLAAPLLAVAASNLFSQMEKDLALLLGSLI; encoded by the coding sequence ATGCTGGAGATGCAAAACTGGCAGCCGATGTTTTTAGTCCTGGTCAGAATAGCCTCGTTTATGCTGGTGGCGCCATTTTTTGCCATTCGCCAGGCCCCAGCATTAGCCAAGATAGGCCTGGCAGCCCTGATGACTTTCTTAATAACCCCTGTCTTGCCTTCGGTACCATTAGGAGTGTTGCATGATACTCTTTGGGAAGCAGTGCTGGTTATATTGGGTGAGGTTCTGGTAGGATTGGCAATGGGGTTTGTTGTCACCCTGACTTTTACTGCATTCAGGGTGGCGGGGGAACTGGCCGACCTCAATATGGGCTTTGCCATGGCTACCCTGATCGACCCCCAGACTGGCGCCACGACTAGTTTAATGGGGGAGTTTCTCTTCCTGTTAGGTATTTTGCTGCTATTAGCGACTGATGCCCACCACCACCTGCTCGCTGGACTGGTCAAAAGCTTTCAGGTTGTTCCTCTGGGCAGCGCAGTTTTCAGCGGCGTTACAGCCGGTAACGTTGTGGAGATTTTTTCAGCCATGTTTGCGATGGCTTTAAGGATTGTGGCGCCCGTAATCGCGGTCTTGTTGATCACTGACCTGGCCCTGGGCATGGTCGCCCGGACTGTTCCCCAGCTCAATGTATTCATCCTGGGTTTTCCGTTAAAGATTGCCCTGGGCATCTTAACCTTCAGCCTGGCTGCGCCGCTTTTAGCCGTGGCGGCAAGTAATCTTTTCAGCCAAATGGAAAAGGATTTAGCCTTGCTTTTGGGGAGCTTAATATAA
- the flhB gene encoding flagellar biosynthesis protein FlhB, with translation MPSELLRFNLQLFAEEKTEEATPHRREEARRKGQVARSADLNAAVGMAAMFLLLLMVWPDIISQKSRVMVWFFSGTISNPLALGDLQYIFNTTVMVYLKMMGPVFLVALAAGLAVNYAQVGFLISAEPVKFKLSHLDPVQGFKRIISKRALVEIVKTCCKVAIVGVISYMIVKSGFARLLFLSEMGLYQGLQTAATLVFHVAFGAIGVFFLVAVLDLLFQRREHRERLKMSKQEVKEEYKQMEGDPLIRSKIREKQKQLAAKRMIASVPEAAVVITNPTHLAVALKYAEKEMAAPVVVAKGAGDIALRIAEVARSHQVPVVENKPIAQFLYKNVEIDQEIPPELYQAVAEILAMLYKIKK, from the coding sequence ATGCCCAGCGAGCTTTTGCGTTTTAACTTGCAGCTTTTTGCAGAAGAAAAAACCGAGGAGGCTACCCCTCACCGCAGGGAAGAAGCCCGGCGAAAGGGTCAGGTTGCCCGGAGTGCGGACTTAAATGCGGCTGTTGGGATGGCTGCCATGTTTTTGCTCCTGTTAATGGTATGGCCGGATATTATCAGCCAGAAGAGCCGGGTCATGGTGTGGTTTTTTTCCGGAACGATCAGTAATCCGCTAGCTCTGGGTGATCTCCAATATATATTTAATACAACTGTTATGGTTTATCTGAAAATGATGGGGCCAGTTTTTTTGGTTGCTTTGGCGGCAGGTTTGGCTGTAAACTATGCCCAAGTAGGTTTCCTTATTTCCGCTGAGCCGGTAAAATTCAAACTAAGCCATCTGGATCCTGTCCAAGGCTTTAAGAGGATTATTTCCAAGCGAGCTTTGGTAGAAATAGTTAAAACCTGTTGCAAGGTCGCGATTGTCGGCGTTATTTCCTACATGATCGTTAAATCCGGGTTTGCCAGGCTTTTGTTTTTAAGTGAGATGGGTCTTTATCAAGGGCTTCAAACCGCGGCTACCCTGGTTTTTCATGTTGCTTTTGGGGCTATTGGCGTTTTCTTCCTGGTGGCTGTGCTGGATCTTCTGTTTCAGCGCCGGGAGCACCGGGAACGGCTAAAAATGAGCAAACAGGAAGTTAAAGAAGAATACAAGCAGATGGAAGGTGATCCCCTGATCAGGTCGAAGATCAGGGAAAAACAAAAGCAACTGGCAGCAAAAAGAATGATCGCCAGTGTGCCGGAAGCCGCTGTTGTGATCACTAACCCTACTCACCTGGCAGTGGCCTTGAAATATGCGGAAAAGGAAATGGCGGCTCCTGTTGTTGTTGCCAAGGGAGCGGGAGATATTGCCCTGCGCATAGCCGAGGTGGCCCGGAGCCATCAGGTGCCGGTGGTGGAGAACAAACCGATAGCCCAGTTCCTTTATAAGAACGTGGAGATTGATCAGGAAATACCTCCTGAGTTGTATCAGGCAGTGGCGGAAATCCTGGCCATGCTCTATAAAATTAAAAAATGA
- the flhA gene encoding flagellar biosynthesis protein FlhA: MAQVNRNVISSLKSTFGGRFSDFALATIIIGIVLIIVIPLPPELLSILLIFSLAFSMIILLATLFTTHPLQLSVFPALLLVVTLYRLALNISSTRLILSEGDAGSVIQAFGDFVVGGNYVVGFIVFIIITLVQFVVITSGAGRVAEVAARFTLDAMPGKQMSIDADLNSGLITEQEAKERRRLIQREADFFGAMDGASKFVKGDAIAGIVITLVNILGGIVIGMWQMGLSLQDALLKFTLLTVGDGLITQIPALLVSAAAGILVTRTGSNDSFGQEIVSQFSAYPKVIAMAAGILAFLALVPGLPPVPFLILAAGTGYIAYNLSQEAKRKEAEALQKAAMPEARLRQPENVLQLLQVDPLEIEIGYNLIPFTDESQGGDLLDRLAAVRRQCAVELGIYVRPIRIRDNLQLPPHAYAFRIRGAEVASGEVFPGLFLAMNPGGIEEPVAGSQTREPTFGLPAWWVNQAEKERLEMKGFTVVDSITVLITHLTEFIKSHSAELLGRQEVKELLDSVKESNPAVVEELVPDLLSLGEVQRVLQNLLREKVPIRNLVTVLETMADTARMTKDLDFITEAVRQSLSRIISRMYAQHGNFLAVITLHPKLEQALAEALQPTQSGTYPVLQPDLAQVIFKNLGEQAEKMALAGRQPVVLASARVRLPFKRLTERFLPSLTVLSLNELEPGLEIESIGTVTMD; the protein is encoded by the coding sequence ATGGCTCAGGTAAACAGAAACGTTATATCATCGCTGAAAAGCACTTTTGGCGGGCGGTTCAGCGATTTTGCACTGGCAACTATCATAATTGGCATCGTGCTGATCATCGTCATTCCCTTGCCGCCGGAATTATTAAGTATTTTGCTGATTTTCAGCCTGGCCTTCAGCATGATTATTTTACTGGCAACTTTATTTACCACCCATCCTTTACAGTTGTCGGTTTTTCCTGCCCTGCTCCTGGTGGTTACCCTGTATCGCCTGGCGTTAAACATCTCTTCCACCCGCCTGATCTTAAGCGAAGGGGACGCCGGTTCAGTCATCCAGGCTTTCGGTGATTTTGTTGTTGGCGGAAATTATGTTGTCGGGTTTATCGTTTTCATTATTATTACGCTAGTTCAATTTGTTGTGATTACCAGTGGCGCCGGGCGGGTAGCCGAGGTGGCGGCCCGGTTCACCCTTGACGCGATGCCTGGCAAACAGATGAGCATCGACGCTGATTTGAATTCTGGGTTGATTACCGAACAGGAGGCCAAAGAGCGCCGCCGCCTGATTCAGCGGGAGGCCGATTTTTTTGGGGCAATGGACGGCGCCAGCAAGTTTGTCAAGGGTGATGCTATTGCCGGCATCGTGATTACCCTTGTTAATATCCTTGGTGGAATAGTAATCGGCATGTGGCAGATGGGCCTTTCCCTGCAGGATGCATTGCTGAAGTTTACCCTCCTGACGGTAGGGGACGGATTGATTACCCAGATTCCGGCGCTCTTGGTCTCAGCAGCCGCTGGTATTCTGGTAACCAGAACCGGGTCAAACGATAGTTTTGGCCAGGAAATTGTAAGCCAATTTTCCGCCTACCCCAAGGTTATTGCTATGGCGGCGGGAATTTTAGCCTTTCTTGCGCTGGTGCCCGGGTTGCCCCCGGTGCCATTCCTGATTTTGGCAGCCGGTACTGGCTATATTGCCTATAACCTGAGCCAGGAAGCCAAGCGCAAAGAGGCGGAGGCGCTGCAAAAAGCCGCCATGCCGGAAGCCAGGCTGCGCCAGCCGGAAAACGTGCTGCAGCTTTTACAGGTAGACCCCTTGGAAATAGAAATCGGGTATAACTTGATTCCCTTTACAGATGAATCCCAGGGCGGGGATTTGCTGGACAGGCTGGCAGCAGTGCGGCGCCAGTGCGCTGTTGAGCTGGGGATTTATGTCCGCCCCATTCGCATCAGGGACAATCTCCAGTTGCCACCCCATGCCTATGCCTTTCGCATCAGGGGGGCTGAAGTTGCCTCCGGTGAAGTATTTCCCGGTCTGTTTTTGGCCATGAATCCTGGGGGTATCGAGGAGCCGGTTGCCGGCAGCCAGACCAGAGAGCCAACCTTCGGCCTGCCGGCCTGGTGGGTTAATCAGGCTGAAAAAGAGCGATTGGAAATGAAGGGTTTTACCGTAGTGGACAGTATTACGGTATTAATAACTCATTTAACAGAATTTATTAAGTCTCACAGCGCTGAGCTATTGGGCCGTCAGGAAGTAAAAGAACTGCTTGATTCGGTGAAAGAGAGCAACCCGGCGGTGGTAGAGGAACTGGTGCCTGATTTGCTGAGCCTGGGGGAAGTACAGCGAGTACTGCAAAACCTGTTAAGAGAAAAGGTGCCCATCCGCAACCTGGTGACAGTTTTGGAAACTATGGCGGATACGGCAAGGATGACCAAGGATCTGGACTTTATCACCGAGGCGGTGCGCCAATCTTTGAGCCGGATTATCAGTCGCATGTATGCCCAACACGGAAACTTCCTGGCGGTGATTACCCTGCATCCGAAGCTGGAGCAAGCCCTGGCCGAAGCTCTTCAGCCTACTCAAAGTGGTACTTATCCAGTCTTGCAGCCTGACTTGGCGCAAGTTATTTTCAAGAATTTAGGCGAACAGGCGGAGAAAATGGCTTTGGCCGGCCGCCAACCGGTAGTGCTTGCATCTGCAAGGGTTCGTCTGCCTTTTAAGCGGTTAACAGAGAGATTTCTTCCCAGCTTGACAGTGCTATCCTTAAATGAGCTGGAGCCTGGTTTGGAAATAGAATCCATAGGGACGGTGACGATGGATTGA
- the flhF gene encoding flagellar biosynthesis protein FlhF, with the protein MIIRRYLVNHMQEAVGLIKRDLGPDAVIISSRRVRQPGWRGLFSPGQMEVTAALDERGEKPIAVQAARVEPANLTKEIGEVKALLKQLAVNHFVAGERQELASWRQLLTQMEVNGETIQELLQGIADNTGLPPDQHQARQRLEEHMAKMLVVPQQKGLKVFAFVGSTGVGKTTTLAKVAAQSALFQEKRVALITIDTYRIGAVDQLKIYAEILGLPLAVVMTPQELKGAVERFHGYDAVLIDTAGRPSKNKMGIAELKGFLDTIAPLEVFLVLSCTTKPKDQYRIIEDFKCLNYTQLIFTKTDETDSLGSILNIARETRLPIAFITNGQSVPDDIRSGDPNELAKLIIRQVG; encoded by the coding sequence TTGATTATCAGACGTTACCTTGTCAACCACATGCAGGAGGCTGTCGGCCTGATCAAAAGAGATCTGGGGCCGGACGCAGTGATCATCAGCTCTCGCCGGGTACGGCAGCCCGGTTGGCGCGGATTGTTTTCCCCTGGGCAAATGGAGGTAACAGCTGCTTTGGATGAAAGAGGTGAAAAACCAATTGCTGTCCAGGCTGCCCGCGTTGAACCGGCAAACTTGACCAAGGAAATTGGTGAGGTTAAGGCCTTGTTAAAACAGTTGGCTGTAAACCATTTTGTTGCCGGTGAGAGGCAGGAATTGGCAAGTTGGCGCCAATTGCTAACCCAAATGGAGGTAAATGGGGAAACAATTCAGGAGCTGCTGCAAGGGATAGCTGATAATACCGGACTCCCACCAGATCAACATCAAGCGCGGCAGCGGCTGGAGGAACACATGGCAAAAATGCTTGTTGTTCCACAGCAAAAGGGATTGAAGGTATTTGCTTTTGTTGGGTCCACAGGGGTTGGTAAAACCACCACCCTGGCTAAAGTGGCAGCTCAGTCGGCTCTCTTTCAAGAAAAGAGAGTTGCTCTGATTACCATTGACACCTACCGGATCGGTGCTGTCGATCAGTTAAAAATTTATGCGGAAATCCTCGGACTGCCTCTTGCGGTAGTAATGACCCCGCAGGAATTAAAGGGGGCGGTAGAACGATTTCACGGTTATGACGCTGTTCTGATTGACACGGCAGGCCGTCCGTCTAAAAATAAAATGGGAATTGCCGAACTTAAAGGGTTCCTGGACACCATTGCGCCATTGGAGGTCTTTCTTGTCTTAAGCTGTACGACAAAACCCAAGGATCAATACCGGATTATCGAGGATTTTAAGTGCCTGAACTATACCCAGTTAATATTTACCAAGACAGATGAAACTGATTCCCTGGGGTCAATCCTAAATATAGCCCGTGAAACAAGGCTGCCAATTGCTTTTATAACAAACGGCCAGAGTGTTCCCGACGATATTCGGTCTGGAGATCCCAACGAGTTGGCTAAATTGATTATCAGGCAGGTGGGATAG
- a CDS encoding MinD/ParA family protein produces MKDQAARLRELTSFYQRDYQVSRPATMRIIAVTSGKGGVGKTNVVVNLAISLGQRGKRVIILDADLGMANVDVLMGLIPRCSLIDVVQGQKTVKEIMLRGPANVGLIPGGSGIQELANLEYYQRERLLQGLLGFEDEADFLLIDTGAGISKNVIGFVSAAHEVIVVITPEPTSITDAYGLIKILSRIKVHDKVNLVVNRIRTLTEAELAAEKVTSAASRFLKFKVEHLGSIAEDRSVGRAVMSQEPLMVAFPNSAAAKNLSEIAGALITGGQATSRGMGGFINRLTRLFS; encoded by the coding sequence ATGAAGGATCAGGCTGCCAGGCTTAGAGAATTGACCAGTTTTTATCAGCGGGACTATCAGGTGTCCCGGCCTGCAACAATGCGGATCATAGCTGTGACCAGCGGAAAAGGCGGCGTTGGCAAAACCAATGTGGTGGTTAACCTCGCCATATCGTTAGGTCAGCGGGGAAAAAGAGTCATCATTTTAGATGCGGACCTGGGTATGGCCAATGTTGATGTGCTGATGGGCTTGATCCCAAGGTGCAGCCTGATCGATGTGGTGCAAGGTCAAAAGACGGTTAAGGAGATCATGCTGCGTGGTCCCGCTAATGTGGGGCTAATTCCTGGGGGTTCAGGCATCCAGGAACTGGCCAACCTTGAATACTACCAGCGGGAGCGTCTTTTGCAGGGGTTATTGGGTTTTGAAGATGAAGCTGATTTTTTGTTAATTGACACTGGGGCCGGAATATCTAAAAACGTGATCGGCTTTGTATCAGCAGCCCATGAAGTAATTGTGGTTATTACTCCAGAGCCGACCTCCATCACTGATGCTTACGGCCTGATCAAGATTTTATCCCGCATCAAGGTTCATGATAAGGTTAATTTGGTGGTAAACCGGATCCGTACTCTGACCGAGGCTGAGCTGGCAGCCGAAAAAGTTACTTCTGCGGCTAGCAGGTTTCTCAAATTTAAAGTGGAACATCTTGGTTCAATTGCGGAAGACCGCAGCGTTGGCAGGGCTGTCATGAGCCAGGAGCCCCTGATGGTGGCGTTCCCCAATTCGGCGGCTGCCAAAAACTTAAGTGAAATAGCCGGCGCCTTGATAACCGGCGGGCAGGCAACTAGCCGGGGCATGGGAGGATTTATTAACCGGCTGACGCGCTTATTCAGCTAG